From one Amia ocellicauda isolate fAmiCal2 chromosome 17, fAmiCal2.hap1, whole genome shotgun sequence genomic stretch:
- the ccdc97 gene encoding coiled-coil domain-containing protein 97 isoform X3: protein MLQAVAESAAPVKSQQLGEPDLTLAQRRAVLLQQYRTRPLVFLERYQAQLRPEHLGSFAHLRSDCRAQHYCREVEKRASNQAKRTRVRNHRYAALRALQQAGQYFSEDEMRAREPLLYEQYIGQYLSDEELLQRSAEGPAGGPQGLADLLLHSYQEGLIQSRLQQQQDTEDGAVEETEEEEEEEEGHVSGEQQWEPSAEEKALLREEFVSRMHQRFLDGKDRDFDYSEVDDNPDYDNLDIVSRDEEERYFDEDEPEEDGEEDEEMQ from the exons ATGCTGCAGGCTGTGGCAGAGAGCGCCGCTCCTGTGAAGAGCCAGCAGCTGGGGGAGCCCGACCTGACGTTGGCCCAGCGGAGAGCCGTGCTGCTGCAGCAGTACAGGACCAGGCCTCTGGTGTTCCTGGAGCGCTACCAGGCTCAGCTGAGGCCCGAACACCTGGGGTCCTTCGCTCACCTCCGTTCCGACTGCCGGGCCCAGCACTACTGCAGGGAGGTGGAGAAACGCGCCTCCAACCAGGCCAAGAGAACCAGGGTCCGCAACCACCGCTACGCTGCCCTCAGAGCCCTTCAGCAGG CCGGCCAGTATTTCAGTGAGGATGAGATGCGAGCCCGGGAGCCTCTGCTGTACGAGCAGTACATCGGCCAGTACCTGAGCGACGAGGAGCTCCTGCAGCGCTCGGCGGAGGGGCCGGCGGGGGGGCCACAGGGCCTGGCAGACCTGCTGCTCCACTCCTACCAGGAGGGCCTGATCCAGAGCcggctgcagcagcagcaggacacAGAGGACGGGGCCGTGGAGgagacggaggaggaggaggaggaggaag AAGGCCATGTGTCGGGGGAGCAGCAGTGGGAGCCCAGCGCAGAGGAAAAAGCTCTGTTGAGGGAGGAGTTTGTCAGCCGAATGCACCAGCGCTTCCTCGATGGCAAAGACCGGGACTTTGACTACAG TGAGGTAGACGACAACCCAGATTATGACAATCTGGACATTGTGAGTCGGGATGAAGAAGAGCGATACTTTGACGAAGATGAACCAGAAGAAGACggggaggaggacgaggagatGCAGTAA